atctgcaacccggacctgcaacccgcattcttacccgcttggacccgctacccgaccctacccgcaagtaccttatccgcaacccggacccgtgacccgctgaccatcaagaatcaggaagtgctgtaaaccggaagtgacatcgtcggaagtagatgtgatcagaaaaaaaaggcgtaaaacaggaagtgctgtcattgtaaacaggaagtaatgtcatcggaagtagacatgaccagaagaaaggagtgaatattgatattgagaagacccgtggcccgacccgcaaccccgCAGAAcggccgacccgcgggtatacccgcacctggaacttctaaactaCCCGcgggtttttgcgggtaccccgacccgctgcaggactctaacacaggTGAAAGAACAGAGGGTAATTGGACTGTAAAAGTGGCTCAAGATCTTTTTGATATTTATGGATAAAGGTGGAGGGAGGGCAGAAACTCAGGGGCTCTGTGACCCTAGAAAATCGAATAATCCCCACATTTATAAAACTAGATATCCCTAGTTTGTGGTGTTTCCCACTTTTCCCATCCTACATCAGTACAGGCCCCTCTTCTGTAAGTGCAGCCATGAGCTCTGGGAACCTGTTTGTTCTGGGAAAAACCTAGTGATCCAGTCCAGTGCCTTCCACTCCGACACTGCTGCTATAGGCACCGGCTGTCACTCATTAACAGACTGGGATACTCAGGCACCCACCTCTTCTCCTGTTAAACATCATGCTATAAGGATTTGcacaaataattcccattttctCTGGCCCATTTCATTAGTTAAGGGTTTATAATGACAAACTGGCAACTGGTTATCTCTCTGTTGCAATGATACAGGGAACATGAAGAAacctaaatgaaaaaataaatgagtCCCAGATTCCATTTATGAATTCAATGTAAAATAGCATATATTTGTTTCCACTATCAAACCTATGCATGTCCTTGGGGAACATGACTCCACATACAAGCTGCCAGTCCTCACCAGGCCATGTTTCCACTGTAGCCCCCAGACCTCCACAGTTTTGGGGTCCAGGATAGTTGCACCACTGCTGTTACCGGTTACCGCCCTCCATGGTAAAAGGTTTGGTATCTGTAGAGCAAGTCACAGTGACGGGTGGACAGGGTTGTGGTAAAGAGCAATGGGGCCCCCCTATGCCCCACCTTTGACCCACATAGCCACGCCTCCTATCCACCCAAATCATGTCCCTATTATAGCCACCCCCTTTTTTCACTGGGCTCCTGCCTTTCCTTTCCTGATGTGGCCCTGCAGGCTGACCTTTAGCTCAGACAGGCCCCAAGGGAGAATACAGATGCTAAAGATACAGAGGGAAAATACAGATGTTATAGATACAGAATTAGAATACAGATACTGGAGAGGAAGAATGCTAAGTCCATAATTAGAGGGGTAGGCTGTACATACCTATGACAGAGATGGAGAGTAGAGATACCATAGGCATAGAGGAAGCATCCAGACACCAGAGCTAAATAGGGAGAATTCATATGCTGAAGTTATAGAGAATGAATGCAGGTCCTggagctaaaaaatacaaatacaataactAGGGAGAATACAGATGTCAGATTTAGAAGGGGGAGAATACAGATACAATAAACAGGGAGACTATAGATGGTGGAGCTAGAGGTGGAGAATACAGAtgcaggttatccagaatgctcaggacctggggtttactggatcacagatctttccataatttggatcttcataccttaagtctaccagaaaatcatttacaaattatataaacccaataggatgattttgcttccaataaggctacatataaggtattgttttattattacagagaaaaaggaaatcattttttaaaatttggataaaatgaagtatatgagagatggccatcccgtaattcggagctttctggataacaggtttccagataatggatcccatacagtgttgtaactgtagaggaagccaACCGGGACCGCAGGGTATGCTACCTGTATAGCTTTAAGAACATCCCATATCGCCGGGTGCATTGCAAATTTGCAGTGAGCGAGGGGAAGGGAGCACAAGAGGGAGGAAGGGAGCATGGAAGGATAGCCGGCCAGGCACTCAAGAGTATGGGTAGGTTGTAGTTTAAAATTGCACGGGGCCCCACTCAAGATTTCTTTGCAGAGGGGCCCGGTCCAGTCTAGGTACCCCACTtagcccatacctgtacaataaatatggAGACTATAGATGCTGGAGCTAATAGGGGAAAATACAGATACAATAAATAGGGAGAATATAGAGGGAGAGAATACAGGTACAATAAATAGGGagaaaagagaaaatgcaaataCAGATGCTGGAGCTGGAGCTGGGAAGGAAAAATATAGACACAGATATgggaacccttatccagaaacctgttatccagattattCAGGTATCTCAGAATCTTGGTAAGGTCATCTCTCATTGAGcccattttcagcaaataattctatttttttttttttaaagattgtctttttctgtgtaataatagaactaagctgcataaatccatagtggaaacaaaacaatcctattgggtttatgattaaatagtttttagcagacttaaggtatcgtaatccaaattacggaaagaccccttactGAAAAAAAGGTCCCAAACTTtttgtataatagatcctatacctctacTGGAGAGTACAGCTATGTTTGCCAGAGAGTCAGAGACTATACGGGTACGGGAGAAGCAGAGGAAGAATACAGATACTGGAGCTGGAGAATAGTGCAGCAAGCAAGCAGTATAGCAGCAGGGTAGGAGACATAGTCACAGTGAAAACCAAAATGATGATATTTTAGAACATTTGAGAATGACAGCAATGACAGTGACATGAGGCTTTCCAGGCGAGTATACAATGAAGGCAGATTTACCCTTGGAACTATACCGCATGTATCGGATGAGAACCAAAACTAGAATTGTAAGAATTTCAGCTCCTTTCTCTTGGACTCAGCTGCTGCATCTCCTCTTCAACCCCCCACATCAGCTGTCCTTGCAGAAAGTGATAGAGGAGCTGGGAAAGTCCTTATCCTGTAGCTGTTCAGTGGGCCATATTGCTGGGTAATAGAGATTAATAGATACCTGTGCCTATATTGCTTGCGGCATATATTAACCGCTTTAACTCTTTGCTGCAAAATGAGCCTCAGAGACAATGAATAATGTGCAATTAAAGGTGCCGTCCAGAAAGCTGGGGCTTGGCCATTTATTATGTGTTTTCTGCTGTAACACGATTAGCGCGGCGTAGATTAGGATAAATCCACTGCACATATGTTCCCTGTGCCCGAGCCTTTATTCAGATGGAGCAGGTACCTAAGGCGGTGGGTATGAGGAGACAGGATTAATGGGAAGAATCTCTTTTCTATTTCACCTGCTCAAAACAAAGGAAAGCTGCGATTTAAAGcagtggttcaactttaaaggagaaacaaacccttaataaaaaaaaccctgccccctcaccctacgtagacccctcgtccagtggagttcacaggctCATGAAACCAGTCTCATTTCGAAcaataccgaagagaagaagatgtcacctgtgaactctgctggacagaatctgcactgaggggtaagtaaagagttagagtcagtccacacaagcagattcggggagattagtcgccccagcgacaaatcgcttcttcggggcgacaatctccccgaactgcctttacACGCAgcacttctttttccgaagtcacctcacgaggaaactgtgggcgacttcggaaaacgtagtGCTGagtgtgcattgccgcagtcgattttcattttagccggcagagggcagggggaaggcagttcggggagatggtagccccgaagaagaggcaatttgttgctggggcgactaatccccctgaatctgctcgtgtggactgacccttaggggcatttgccgggggggggggagctaggcggggggaggagggaggggggtctatgtagggtagaggagtaggtttttttttattaaggctttgcttctcctttaaataaacttttagtatgttatagaatggccagttcttaacaactttttaattgatcttcattattcatgttttatttttttttaattatttgccttttttcttccgactcttttgagttttcaaatggtagtcactgaccccatgtaaaatacaaatgctctttaaagctacaaatgtattgttattgctcatcttacttttcaggcctctcctttttatattccagtctcttatgcaaagtaatgtgtggttgctagggtaatgtgccccctagcaaccagatggatgaaattgcaaactggagagctgctgaataaaaagctaaataactcaaaaaccacaaatgttaaaaaatgaaaaccatttgcaaattgtgtcagaatatcagtctctacgtcatattaaaagttaactcaaaagtgaacaacccctttaaaaggaaaatataccctgTATGTTGCTTACATTCTGTGTGTAACCTGGACATGTAATAATACACAGTTAGAGCTGTCATACTGCTTCTCATATAAGGCAAATAAGTCTGTGGACCcctgattttcctttgatcagaaattggttagaaagcctatggctaacattggtgctcggtaggttttagttggcgaagtaggtggtcgaagttttttttaaagagacagtacttcgacaattgcatagtctaacgatttttatttcgaatagttcgattcaaagtcgtagtcgaaggtcaaagtagccaattcgatggtcgaagtagccaaaaataaacttcaaaattcgaagtattttttattctaatctttcactcgagctaagtaaatgtgccccataatacaTAGTAATCTATCAAACTAACTAAGGAAGTTGAACCCTGTTTATAAATatgataaaggtatgggattcgttgTCTGAAAAAATGTTATCTCAGGacaattacgggaaggccgtctcccatagactctcttttatcccaataattcaaatttttaatccaaataattcaatcttTTAAACTAGATTCCCCgtttctctctaataatacaaCAGAACTCGGATATAATGTATtggttattggaggcaaaacaatcctactggatttatttgatgtttaaacggTTTTCTACTggacttgaagatccaaattacagaatgatctgttatccggaaaaccccaggtcccgagcattctggataacaggtcccatacctgtatacatagcAATTAGCTCAGTGCTATAGGGAAGCATTCCATGTCCTGTTAGGAACACTTACAGTTCTATTTGTGCCAACCCCTGAGAAGATCCCATTTCTATACACAGTCAGTTGTGACTACTGAGCTTTGTTACTAACCATCCCAGTCCCACATAGAGACGGCCAGTGAGTGTTACCTGATATGTAAATCAGGAAACACTGAGAGGCTTTTGCTTTGCTACTGATACGGGTTAATTATAGTAAAGCAGATAATCCCGCCAAGGTGTCTAGTAGAGGTCACAAGCCCTTTTTATAGTCGGTGCTGGGGAATCAGATCAGAATATCAATCAGGGCAGGGCCCATGAATAAGGGGCCCCTGGCATTGCAATAAGCCCCCCTTTTACCCTGCCCAGAGGGGGGTGTAGGGGCCACTGTGGTAGAAGCCCTGGTTTGCCTCACActccacaggtatgggatccgttatccagaaacctgttatccagaaagctctgtattacggaATGTtacccttaagctccccatagacacgatgattcttcttgccgaacaaccgattttatggaagcccgaccaatccttcgaaattatcgtgcgattagtgggattcgaacgctcgtacatcttacgatttttcggccgacagctgtcaggaaattgattggccaggtcaaaaaatctttgtcggccccagtgcaatctatctatgtttgcagggccaagcaggcaactcccctttgttttcctggcaaattggtctttttagttgatggacaattcgtaagatcgttctgagaagatcgtggtctcacgatgaggatctgatcttttaaaaatctcaacatctatggccagctatagacccaatttgtccaaataatccaaattttttaataatatttcttttttctctgtaataataaaacagtagcttgtacttgatcccaactaagatataattaatccttattggaagcaaaaccagcctattgggtttatttagcattagtatttgtctatatgtattttgtggtcacagcctcattgtacccctgcctaatgtttttaaaaaaaatagtggcgAGCACacctttcccttgtttattttatgtatatatacatatatagacacttacacacacaaatactgtatttatatatattatatacacacacaatgcaTGGTTCTGAGCAGCAGAGAAGGTGTCAGTCCAGAGCCGCTCGCTCCATGCAAACAGCTCATACACTCCACGTTCCTAATGTGTTTTGACAAATCATTTCTCCCTCCTGCTGTTCCTCCTCCAAACTATTCATCAGCCATTGCCGGGGCTGGAGGAATAAATCTGCCAAGCAGcgctgcccccctccctcagcCACGCAGGGTCCTGAACCAATACTATTACTGCATCAATTTGTTACACTTTAAAGACACTCAGTGTCAGGCTCCAGCGCCACAATGAGATAAATGGATTCAGATTAACCTCACGGAGTGCAGGAAAATAAAGCAGCACCTCTCCTACTCTCACTCGGGGAGCCCTGATACGCACAGAGGCTGGATACCCCTCAaatagagtgcaagctcttgtgAACAAGGACCACTCTCCTCTGCAGTTGTTTTGTTTCCTGTTGCACTGCTGACGGGTGACAACAAACTGCATCAATCAACAAacaagctgttgctgaactacaattcccagaatcccccCACAATTGGCACGACGCATTTCACATTGTCTTCTAAATAAGAGGGTTCCAGTATGTTGCTGACTACCGACTCCCTACATGCCTAGACAATAATCAATATCCAGgcagtaatgatgggcgaatttattcgcaaggcatgaatttgcggtgaatttccgtgtttcgtcgccagcaaatacatttgtgaatttgcagcgaaaattcggcgGCGAAgtcgaaaaaactttgatgccggcgGCGGTTTCGACACTGGCGTCAATGTTTTTTCAACACCATCGACAGTTCCCACGTCGGCAACAATTTagacgctggtgacaattaatGGACAATTAatggacacccattgattttaatgggcgcCCAATGCCGCTAGCGTCGAAGTTGTTTCCGGCCCCAAAATTAGTGTTTCGCTAACTTTttgcccgtttcgcgaattccgcgggaaatttgtgaacgggagaaattcgcctatcactaccaGGCagctatagttcagcaacagcccCAGATATAGCCCAtgttacagatagggttgccacctggccagtaaagattatggttgatcccaatgttattaatagggaaaaaagataaatatataggaaggccggtatttttttccagaataggtggcaaccctagttacagacAATTCCAGCACAATACATGggtcattatataatatatatataatataagatgGTCACATGCCAAGTTGCCAACTGTCAGATTAGATCTCACCATAAACGCACACCGTATACTAATTGCAGCAGGATCTAACCAACAACCCAATCTATTGGGGCAGCCAATCCATATAGTCCTTCTGGCTGATCAGTGGAATTGAAGTGGAACTGTAGCTCTGCACATTCTATGTTTAAATCAGCCTctccatggccacctttaatttgTTGCCATTACAGCAGCCGGTTGGTGCCAGCGTAACCTGGTTGGCGCTGCCATACAAACAAACAATGAGGAGACATTCCTCTGCATGGGGACATTATTGATTATTACTGTGCAGCTTCCAAAGGAGGAAGTGAAACCTTTTAAGAAATAAGCTTCTTTTCTTCTGCTTGTTAATCTGAATACAACTCCCATTCGCCCTGATTATGGCACCTTGCAACAATATTTGCACAGCTATAGCCATTCCTGCAGCTTTAATAGGTTATGTCCTTAATTCCTTCACTGATcacagagaggatgctgggaatcgTAGTTCAGTAGCAGCTTTGTGTTCAATAAtgaaagaggttctgcagcagcagcagcagcagcagcagctcagtgGTTTTGTGGCATGTGACCCTCTGCCCTGGTGGCCCCAGCTAGATCATTGCACCCAGCGGGACATTCCTACCCTGCGCCAAGCGGTGAGAGCAGCAATTTAGGAGCACAGCTGGGATGGGCAGCCACGCCTCCGGTCATCGCTCATTGGTACAGAACGCGGAAGAGAATGGGGATTCAGCGCAAAAGCTTCAAGCCAATCAGGAGGCAGGGACCACGCCTACTTGTCAGTGGCTGCCGTGGGCAGTTTATAAAGCGGAGGAGAGAGCGGCTGGGACTCATTCTGAGCGGAGTAGGAGAGGAGTGCGGCAGTAGCGGGGCTTAGTCACGGTGATATTAAGGCGCGTGCGGATCGATATCTAAGCGGTACTATGAAAGCTTTTAGCCCAGTAAGGTCTGTACGGAAAAGCAGCCTCACCGAGCACAGCCTGGGTATAGCTCGCAGCAAAACGCCAGTGGATGACCCGATGAGCCTCCTGTACAATATGAATGATTGTTACTCGAAACTCAAGGAGCTCGTGCCCAGTATCCCCCAGAACAAGAAGGTCAGTAAGATGGAGATCCTCCAGCACGTCATCGACTATATCCTGGACCTGCAGCTCACACTCGACTCCCACCCCAGCATCGTCAGTCTCCATCATCTCCCCCGAGTGGG
The genomic region above belongs to Xenopus laevis strain J_2021 chromosome 5L, Xenopus_laevis_v10.1, whole genome shotgun sequence and contains:
- the id2.L gene encoding DNA-binding protein inhibitor ID-2-A (The RefSeq protein has 1 substitution compared to this genomic sequence) translates to MKAFSPVRSVRKSSLTEHSLGIARSKTPVDDPMSLLYNMNDCYSKLKELVPSIPQNKKVSKMEILQHVIDYILDLQLTLDSHPSIVSLHHLPRVGGNTSRTPLDPLNTDISILSLQAAEFSSEFTDESKSLCP